The following coding sequences lie in one Desulfitibacter alkalitolerans DSM 16504 genomic window:
- a CDS encoding DUF3656 domain-containing U32 family peptidase — protein sequence MVRNVEILAPAGGAEALVAGVENGADAVYLGGHLFNARQYASNFSNEDLKKAVTYCHAKGVKVYVTVNTLVFNNELEEVMDYLYFLYSIGVDAVIVQDLGLLLIIKEILPGLPVHASTQMTIHNQFGANYLHTRGVERVVLARELSISDIREIHKKSDIELEIFVHGALCISYSGQCLFSSMIGGRSGNRGKCAQPCRLPYKLVETKNDKIVKEFPTSGDYLLSTRDLNTIKILPELVEAGAVSFKFEGRMKRPEYVATVIRVYRQALDRYLCNPSNYGVTQEELTALEQIFNRDFTHAYLINNPGADLMGYTKPNNRGVFLGRVVDLEKGQGFVKLEEDLSIGDGIQVWVSVGGRKGETINSIQLNGQNVQKALRGSVVSLNLPKGIRKGDRIFKTYDHELMEKAVSTYAHEQPKIKLNFIVKGQIGELLEIYAQDELGNSVQVKSQIECQKAVKHSLDEEVLIKQLGRLGDTDYELGNLSVELNGQMMLPLSELNKVRRLIIEKLEGQKQKNIVALTYQDFCIKKKAFLRTIKEAQKKSTRNRPKLNIKVGDYKSCKTALSYKVSNVFIPLLPFKNKQFTIEQIIRTIEQGKAQGAKVIPYLPKIAHPHMINDIIMSLQAISQVKPEGILVGNLGLIQLVQEIAPETAIYGDYSLNVFNWASAKFLLRDKLISLCMSPELNFIQLESFPREIMEVSECLVHGYLPLMVSRYCPIFAVSGGCREANQKGTTCKNVQLGLKDRKGYLFPVEMDTHCLMYLYNANVLSVIDSLHRMKDLGIGAIRLEMEREDETRVARILELYEDALTNKRGDMMEAIKKLYPGGVTKGHYFRGVE from the coding sequence ATGGTAAGGAATGTAGAGATTCTAGCACCTGCAGGTGGGGCTGAAGCCCTTGTGGCAGGGGTTGAAAATGGGGCTGATGCTGTTTATCTGGGAGGGCATCTTTTTAATGCCCGGCAGTATGCTTCAAACTTTTCAAATGAAGACCTTAAAAAAGCAGTTACCTATTGTCATGCAAAGGGGGTCAAGGTTTACGTCACTGTCAATACCCTTGTATTTAATAATGAGTTAGAAGAAGTAATGGATTATTTATACTTTTTATATTCAATTGGGGTGGATGCAGTAATTGTCCAGGATTTAGGACTGTTGCTTATTATTAAAGAAATCCTGCCGGGTTTACCTGTCCATGCAAGCACACAGATGACAATTCATAATCAATTTGGGGCTAATTATTTACACACGCGAGGAGTTGAGAGGGTAGTCCTTGCGAGAGAATTATCTATTAGTGATATTAGGGAAATTCATAAGAAAAGTGATATAGAATTAGAAATTTTTGTTCATGGGGCATTATGTATAAGCTATTCTGGACAATGCCTTTTTAGCAGCATGATTGGTGGACGTAGTGGCAATAGGGGCAAATGTGCCCAGCCCTGCAGACTGCCATACAAGCTGGTAGAAACTAAAAACGACAAAATTGTCAAGGAATTTCCAACTTCCGGAGACTACCTATTAAGCACCCGGGATCTCAATACCATAAAAATTCTGCCAGAATTGGTTGAGGCCGGAGCTGTATCATTTAAATTTGAAGGCAGAATGAAAAGGCCGGAATATGTGGCGACTGTTATAAGGGTATATAGACAAGCTCTCGATAGATATCTATGTAATCCAAGCAATTATGGTGTTACCCAGGAAGAGCTTACCGCCCTGGAACAGATTTTTAACAGGGATTTTACACATGCATACCTAATTAATAACCCAGGGGCAGATTTAATGGGCTATACCAAACCTAATAATAGGGGAGTTTTTCTAGGTAGAGTTGTAGATTTGGAAAAAGGCCAAGGATTTGTAAAGCTTGAGGAGGATTTATCTATTGGTGATGGAATACAAGTTTGGGTATCTGTAGGAGGGCGCAAAGGGGAAACTATAAATAGTATACAGCTCAATGGACAAAATGTTCAAAAAGCACTTAGGGGTTCAGTAGTTAGCCTCAATTTACCCAAAGGCATAAGAAAAGGTGATAGAATCTTTAAGACTTATGACCATGAACTGATGGAGAAGGCAGTAAGCACCTATGCTCATGAACAGCCAAAAATAAAATTAAATTTTATAGTAAAGGGTCAGATTGGAGAGCTGTTAGAGATTTATGCCCAGGATGAATTGGGTAATAGTGTTCAGGTAAAATCACAAATAGAGTGTCAGAAGGCAGTAAAACATTCTCTTGATGAAGAGGTTCTTATTAAGCAGCTTGGTAGATTAGGAGATACTGATTATGAATTAGGGAATCTTAGTGTAGAATTGAATGGTCAAATGATGCTTCCCTTAAGTGAGCTTAATAAAGTTAGAAGATTAATTATAGAAAAACTAGAAGGACAGAAACAAAAAAATATTGTTGCCTTGACCTACCAGGACTTTTGTATAAAGAAAAAAGCCTTTTTAAGAACAATTAAGGAAGCTCAAAAGAAAAGCACGAGGAACAGGCCTAAGCTCAATATTAAAGTTGGTGATTATAAATCCTGTAAGACTGCTTTATCATATAAAGTTAGTAATGTTTTTATACCCTTGCTTCCGTTTAAAAATAAACAATTTACAATAGAACAGATCATTAGAACTATTGAACAGGGAAAAGCCCAGGGTGCAAAGGTTATACCCTACTTACCAAAAATTGCTCATCCTCACATGATAAATGATATAATAATGTCGCTACAAGCTATCTCACAGGTAAAACCAGAGGGTATTTTAGTGGGAAACTTGGGATTAATCCAGCTGGTGCAAGAAATTGCCCCAGAAACAGCTATATATGGAGATTATTCACTCAATGTCTTTAATTGGGCATCGGCAAAATTTCTTTTAAGGGATAAGCTTATTAGCCTATGTATGTCACCTGAATTGAACTTTATACAGCTAGAAAGCTTTCCTCGTGAAATTATGGAGGTTTCGGAATGCTTGGTTCATGGATATTTACCGTTAATGGTATCCCGCTATTGCCCTATTTTTGCTGTCAGTGGTGGGTGTAGAGAGGCTAATCAGAAGGGTACTACCTGCAAAAACGTCCAGCTAGGGCTTAAGGATAGAAAAGGTTATCTTTTCCCGGTGGAAATGGACACCCATTGCTTAATGTATCTGTATAATGCAAATGTCCTTTCAGTTATTGACAGCCTGCACAGGATGAAGGATTTAGGTATTGGTGCAATAAGGCTGGAGATGGAGCGGGAAGATGAAACCAGAGTTGCCAGGATTCTTGAGCTATATGAGGATGCCTTAACTAACAAAAGGGGAGATATGATGGAAGCTATCAAGAAGTTATATCCAGGAGGAGTAACTAAAGGCCATTATTTTAGGGGAGTGGAGTAA
- a CDS encoding endonuclease MutS2 yields MEGRKRVLEKLEYNKIIKLLADEAGSNLGKERIQQLKPSYKMEDINILLQETSEASEVLRLYPQFSIGGFRNIKPYIKRTLLGLSLEPENLLEIATSIGSGVKVKRFFEDLDKNYPLLAKQVHRIENLSGLKNTIERAITSEGTIADDASPRLKDINRGIADIKDKTKSKLQGIIHSTAMQKKLQEQIVTIRNGRYVVPVKQEYVSQVPGMVHDQSASGATVFIEPMIVVELNNKLKQLILQKKAEEERILSELSQKVAGEELSLHELVEALTNLDVFFAKAGLAYRLKATKPIINQNKHINLKRARHPLINKEQVVPIDFWIRDNITMVVITGPNTGGKTVTIKTIGLLTLMAQSGLFIPADEESEITLVDSVYADIGDEQSLEQSLSTFSSHLTNIIDILNNATDNSLILLDELGAGTDPIEGAALARSILEYLHNRGILTVATTHYGSLKHFAYNTPGVDNASVEFDIGTLEPTYKLLMGLPGKSNAFEISKRLGLDISIVDRAKEFMDSDEIEVGNLIQDLEQSRRQIEQDREEILKQKQEAEEYKEHLRNKYEKLKNRESQILEKAADEARNLLKKVKLEVKEIIQELHVTKQIQENQDRLKGLDEEISKTKKETVPYYTGERPKELRIGEEVFIPKLNQKATVLELVGDNGDVFVQAGIMKINVNIKDLRTVAQSGAKKENSRPITAMITEKSRGISPELDLRGYSGEEAIKAVEKYLDDAVIVGLGQVSIIHGKGAGILSRAVQEYLKSHPQVKDFRFGQHGEGGHGVTVVKL; encoded by the coding sequence ATGGAAGGCAGAAAGAGGGTTCTCGAAAAGCTAGAATACAATAAAATAATTAAGCTTCTTGCAGATGAGGCTGGCTCTAACCTGGGTAAAGAGAGAATTCAACAGCTAAAACCTTCTTATAAAATGGAGGACATTAATATACTTTTACAGGAAACTAGTGAAGCTAGTGAGGTTTTAAGACTATATCCCCAATTTTCCATAGGTGGTTTCAGAAACATCAAGCCATATATAAAAAGGACTTTGCTGGGATTAAGCCTAGAACCAGAAAATCTCTTAGAAATTGCCACATCAATTGGTAGTGGTGTAAAGGTTAAACGCTTTTTTGAAGACTTGGATAAAAATTATCCATTACTTGCTAAACAAGTTCATAGGATAGAAAACTTGTCTGGGTTAAAAAATACCATTGAAAGGGCAATTACATCTGAAGGGACTATTGCTGATGATGCAAGCCCTAGGTTGAAAGATATTAACAGAGGAATAGCAGATATTAAAGATAAAACAAAAAGCAAACTTCAGGGGATTATACATTCAACTGCAATGCAGAAAAAGCTGCAAGAGCAGATAGTTACAATAAGAAATGGCAGATATGTTGTACCAGTAAAACAGGAATACGTGTCACAGGTCCCAGGCATGGTCCATGACCAGTCAGCTAGTGGAGCTACCGTATTTATTGAGCCAATGATTGTAGTTGAACTTAACAACAAGCTTAAACAGCTTATACTCCAAAAAAAGGCTGAGGAAGAAAGGATATTAAGTGAACTTAGTCAAAAGGTGGCAGGGGAAGAACTGTCCTTGCATGAACTAGTTGAAGCACTAACTAATTTAGATGTATTTTTTGCAAAAGCTGGTCTAGCATATAGACTAAAGGCAACTAAACCAATTATCAACCAAAATAAACATATCAACTTAAAAAGGGCCAGACACCCGCTAATAAACAAAGAACAAGTTGTACCAATAGACTTTTGGATAAGGGATAATATCACTATGGTGGTTATTACTGGACCTAACACAGGTGGAAAAACAGTGACTATAAAGACCATAGGATTGTTAACTCTCATGGCTCAAAGTGGTCTTTTTATTCCTGCTGATGAAGAGAGTGAAATAACCCTGGTGGACAGTGTTTATGCTGACATTGGTGATGAACAGAGTCTTGAACAGTCCTTAAGTACTTTTTCATCCCATTTGACAAATATAATAGATATTTTAAATAATGCTACAGATAATAGTTTGATACTTCTTGATGAACTTGGTGCAGGAACAGATCCCATAGAAGGGGCAGCCCTTGCCAGGTCAATTTTGGAATATCTTCATAACAGAGGCATCCTAACAGTTGCAACAACTCATTATGGATCTTTAAAACACTTTGCCTATAACACCCCAGGTGTAGATAATGCCAGTGTAGAATTTGACATAGGAACCCTAGAACCAACATACAAACTATTAATGGGTCTACCCGGCAAAAGCAATGCTTTTGAAATATCAAAAAGGCTTGGTCTTGATATTTCAATAGTTGATAGGGCAAAGGAATTTATGGATTCTGATGAGATTGAAGTAGGTAATTTGATACAAGATTTAGAGCAATCCAGGAGACAAATAGAGCAGGATAGGGAGGAAATTCTTAAGCAAAAACAGGAAGCTGAGGAATATAAAGAGCATTTAAGAAATAAATATGAAAAGTTGAAGAATCGTGAGAGTCAAATCCTAGAAAAGGCTGCTGATGAAGCCCGCAACCTCTTGAAAAAGGTCAAATTAGAGGTAAAGGAAATTATCCAGGAACTGCATGTAACAAAGCAAATTCAGGAAAACCAGGATAGACTGAAAGGTTTAGATGAGGAAATTTCCAAAACTAAAAAAGAAACAGTGCCTTATTATACTGGGGAAAGACCAAAAGAATTACGTATTGGAGAAGAAGTCTTTATACCTAAGCTAAATCAAAAAGCAACAGTACTAGAGCTCGTTGGGGATAACGGAGATGTTTTTGTTCAAGCAGGAATAATGAAAATTAATGTCAACATTAAGGATCTGAGGACGGTTGCTCAAAGTGGGGCAAAGAAGGAAAATTCAAGGCCCATAACAGCAATGATAACAGAAAAAAGCAGAGGCATTTCCCCAGAATTAGATCTTAGAGGTTATAGTGGAGAGGAAGCAATTAAAGCAGTAGAAAAGTACCTTGATGATGCAGTAATTGTAGGACTGGGCCAGGTTTCTATTATCCATGGTAAAGGGGCTGGTATATTGTCCAGGGCGGTACAGGAATACTTGAAGAGTCATCCACAAGTAAAAGATTTTAGATTTGGACAGCATGGAGAAGGTGGTCATGGTGTAACTGTAGTAAAATTATAG